The genomic region TCTTCCTTGAGAAGCTCTGTAACTATAAAAGTAAGAAGTGGCTTTTTAGTATCAAGACTGTCAAATTCATCAATATCCATTTTAAATATATTGATAAATACGGGTTTACACACAACAAAGTTTGTAAGAGTAGCAGTATTAAAGCAAAAGCTATAAAAATTGTTATTTCCGTTTGATTCAAATATTGGCATTATAATATCACCAATCTTTGCGGAAAAGTTTAAAACAAAAAGAGGGTAGTAATAGTAATCATTGTTTGAAATTTTTTCTCTGATAATTGGGAAAAGACAATAGAAAGTTTCTTCTCTGTCAAAATCATCGTCTAAAATTCTTTTTATTTTTTCTTTTATATCTGATTCTTTTTCGTTGAATTCATTATTAGAAGTTTTATTTTTTTTGGTCAATAAAATTATTTATTTCCTGTGAGTTTTTCACTGTTTGCGTAACTATATGTTTTATATAGTCAAGATTGTGGAATTTTATAACTAACTCTGTACCATTTGATTTTATCATGCTGTTTATAATATTTAAGTCATTATAGTAAGTGTCATGTGGAACATTTTTTTCATTAATTTTTAAATTAACTAATTCCTCTAATCTTATATATTCAAGCCACGCATTGATTAAATCAGAGTGCCTAAGCAATGTTTTACCTCCGTGGAAGGTGATTTATGCATAAATATTACTCATATAAAGAATTTTTTTTCAAGAGTAATATTTATTAAATGAGAGTAAAAAGGGCTTTTTCAAGTGCCATTCGCCCTGTTAAGGAAAAAGTGTACTTTTTCATCCCTTACAATGAAAGTATCATTTCTCTTTTTAAGCAACACAAGCTCAGATGGTCTCCAGAGTATCGTGCGTGGTATCTTGATTTAAATTATTTCTCATCTGTAGAAAATTTTATTGAGTCAAACAGTCAAATATTAAACCTTTATCCTGAAGAAGAGGTTATTTATCTTACGCAGTATCTTAAAGACTATTACAACAAACTCAACAATGTTATAGAGTTAAGCAGAAAAGCAGATACAAACTTCCCTGTTCCTGTTCCTCAGGGTCTTTCCTATTATCCATATCAGCGTGCGGGGGTGGAATTCCTTGTTCGCAAGAAAAATGTTCTGCTTGCAGACTCAATGGGACTTGGTAAAAGCATTCAAACAGCTGGCTACTTTAACTGGCTTTTGAAACAAAAAATCTACCCTAAAGCATTGGTAATCTGCCCTGCATCAGTAAAATACAATTGGCTTAAAGAATTAAATAAATGGCTAATTGAACCTTTAAAAATTGAAGTTGTTGAAGGTAAAAATGGATTCACTCAGGAAACTGCTGTTCATATTTACATTTTAAATTACGACATACTGAAGGATAAGCATTTTTACAACCTTAACTGCATAGTGCTTGATGAAGCTCACTACATTAAAAATCCTGAAGCTCAAAGAACAAAGGAAGTTGTGAGAATTTGTAGAAGCAACCCCCACGCAAAAATCATCGCCCTTACAGGAACTCCCATGCTTAACAGACCTGTGGAACTTTTCCCGATTCTTAATTTGTTATATCCTGAAAGGTTTAATGATTTCTTTAAGTTTACTTTCAGATACTGTGCGGCACATAGAAAAGAAATACCGACAAAGCAGGGAATTAAAAAAGTATGGGACTTCTCTGGTGCATCAAACGTTGAGGAACTTGGAAGAATTCTAAGATCAACTGTAATGCTCAGAAGGGAGAAAAAGGATGTTCTCAGAGAATTGCCAGATAAAATTAGAACAGTTGTCCCTGTTAAACAAACTGTAAGCAACAGTTTCTTATCCCTTGAAGAAAGAACAAAAAACATTATAAACCAGATTCAGGAAATAAATAAGAAAATAAAGCAAATAAAGAAAGAAAACAACAAAGAACTCTTACAGCAACTGAAAGCTGAAAAACTCCGCATACGCTCTGTTGCACTTCCATTAATAAACGAATACAGAAGAATGGCTTTTGAGGAAAAGAAGGATGTCATCGTGCAATTCCTTGAAGACACCCTTAACAATGAAAAAGTCGTTGTTTTTACACATCACAGAGATGTTGCAAAATTTTTCGGAGAAACATTCCATCATCTCAAACCACCCGTTCTTACAGGGGAAACATCTGCAAGGGATAGACAGGCAATGGTTGAGTATTTTCAGTCTGGTAAATCTCCTCTGTTCATAGCTACAATCATGGCTGCTGCTGAAGGCATTACACTTACTGAGGCAAGTACCGTTGTTTTTGCTGAATACGAATGGACTCCTGCGAAAATGCTACAAGCTGAAGATAGACTCCACCGTATCGGGCAGAAAAATACAGTCAACAGTTACTGGTTTGCACTGGTTAACAGTATAGATGAAATGTTCATCAATAAAATAGTGGAAAAACTTGAAATCCAGAAAAGTGTAATGATGGATAATGAATCTGAAGAAATTTTTATGATGGTTTAAAAATTTTTCTCAGTTTCTTTCCAGACTTCTTTAAAGTTTTTCGATCAACAATAGACATTCCACATGTATTGCACTCATAAATTACATAATTAGAAATAGTTACAGATTTCCTTTTACAGAAAAGGGTTTCATTTTTAATTTTCCTCTCCATTATTCCATCTTTGCAGAAAAGACACTTTTTAAATTTTTGCATTTTTCAATTAAAAAACACTAACAATTTTTTCAACTTCATCATATTCAACAACGTCCTTTACAATTCTTCCCCAGACTGCTATCTCAACTTCAAGGTTCTGTTTATTTACAGTTTTTACAATTCCTACTAATCCCTCATATTGTCCTTTAACGAATTTTACCGTGTCTCCTGCTTTAAATCCTGCAGAAGGAGTAACAACTTCCACAAGAGAATTAAACCCTTTAAGAAATTTTTTGAAATCATCAACAATTTCAATATGAAAGTGTTTTTTTATCTCTTGAGGGATAAACTTTTGAGGGTCTTTCATAGTGATAACTGCCTCTGGGAATTCAGTATCAAAAACCAAACAATTTTCTTTTAATAAAAGACTTTTTAAAATTTTAATGTATTTAGCGTTTTTAGCATAAACAAGAAATGCCATATAGTGAATATTACCTTATAACTGTTGCAAGTAAATTTTATACCCTCTTGCATTTGCAAATTGAGGCTCATCAGGGATAAAAGCTCCCTCTATCATATCCTTAACATATACAGCACCACCACCGGTTATAACAATAGCTGAAATGGAATCAATTTCAAAGTAGTTGTTTTTAAGCGTAATTGAATACTCCTTTATTCTTCTTGCCAGTTCAGGGATATAAAATTTTTCAAGAACATGTTGAGCGTCAAACTTATACTCTTTACCAAAATATGTAAAACTTCCCTTTTTTAATATTGACTCTGCAAGTACAGGGGTTATAAATTCTCCGTACTTTTCTGAAAAATCAGAACAAATCCTGCTTAATAAAAGTTCCATCCCTGAAGGATAACTCTCCGAAGCTCTGGGAATAAACTTGCCTTCTTTTATGAAGATCATATCCACTGTGTAATAACCAATGTCTATTACAATTACATCCTTATCCACAAATTCAGGGTTGTTATATACAAAATCAATGTAAGCTCCCACTCCTTGCGGGACAAAAGCTACTTTATCAGGAATAGGGATAAAATTTTTGTTTATTGACAATTCTGCTCTTTCAAGATTGTTTCTGAGCAGTATTGTTTTTCTTTCGTTATAAAGGGCAGGGGGCAATCCAAGTGCTATACCTGATAAAACAGAATTGGTTTTCCTGTATATTTCATTCAAACAGTATCCAATTATCGCATAGTAAGACTCACTACCGACAAAATCTTTGGTTACCTGCATTCTGGGTAAAGCATCAGGACCAACAAGGTATCCATTGCCATTCACATACACAACATCAGGAGACTTTCCAAATACTTTCTCAGAATGAATGTAAGGTTCCACAGTGGTTTTAAAAATGAATTGACCACCATCATAAACGACCTTTGTATAACCGTAGCCTATATCAATTCCTGCAAAACTCATTAAGGCATCCTCCTTTATAAAATTTTTTTAATAATGCTTTTTGAAAAGAAACTTTTCAGTATATTGAAGCTGGAAAAATCCATGTAAATAGTCTCAAGTTCGTTGCCCGATATTTCAATTTGCTTATTTTTTCTGTGGTTAATTAATTTGAAGTAGTTTGTGTAGTAATCTTTTTTCCAGCCAGAAGTGTCTTCTCTTTTTAATATTCTATTTTCAGGAATTATTTCTATATGCGGAAATTTCCTGAAAAGCAGGCTTTTTGTTTTCTCGTAAAGTTCTTTCAGTTTAAAATCTATCTGATACTCATTATATTCAACCCCGTGCAGGATCGCATCTCCTGTGCAATAAAATAAAACCTTTGCTATTGCAGTTCTGTGATTTCCCTCTCCTGAAATAAAAATTTTGTCATTTATTTTTGTGTAATGCATTACAGGTTCTTTTTTTGTTTTCTGAAAGTAGTAGTCAGGATTTTCAGCTAAAAGAGAAAGGTTTAAGGGCATTCTCTTACCTGCTTTAAGCATATCTATCCATGTTATTCCTATGTAATCAGGATGAGCAGTCCCTTTAACCTGAAAAACATTTACAGACTCAGAGTTTGACCAGTAATGGTAGGTTACAAACTTTTCCAGAGAACTTATTTCAGGATAAGGTTCAATGGTTTCATTTAAGAGACAGTTCTGTTTTTTTATCCATGCTATTACATCATCAGTATTGTTGGCTATAAGAAGATGTGGCTTTTCTAACATTAAAAACCTCCAAAGAGCTTAGAAATATTTAACCTTGTTTTTTCTTTATTATTAACTTCCTGATTATTAACTTCTTGAATATCAACTGCTTGATTATTAATTACCTGATGATTTTGAACAGGAGTCTCTTGTTTTTTATTGTTGATATTTACCTGTTCGGATAAATTTAAATTTTTACTTTGAGATTGAGTTAAGACATAGTTCACCAGATTTGAACTCACAATCCTCACCACTTCAACCAAAAATTGAGACCTAAAAGCTTTAGGGACTCTTTCAATAATTTGAATAACATCCAAATCTGTTTCGGTGTCTAATGTGAATTTAAATGTCTTTTTCATAGTTATATATTACTTTTGCAGTCTTAAGATTAATTGTAAATGCAGGTAAAGATAGGGTAAGGATAAGGTAAGGATTGATAAAGATAGGGTAAGGGCGGGTAAAGACCGGGTAAGGACTTTTTTAATCATCTTTTATTGAGGGAAAGTGCTTTACCTATACTTTACCCGCCCTTACACATACTTTAACTGTCTTTACCTATACTTTAGCAATCCTTATCTGAGTTCTAAAGACCGGGTTAGGACTTCTTGAAGAGTTTTTGGGTTAAAAATTCTTTTCTTGGTGTCCCTTGAGGGTAAAGGTATAAATCATTATTTTCAAAGACCCAAATTCTGCCACAATTGATACAAATAAACATTTTTGAAAAATATTTTTTAGGTTTCTTACCATTAGCTAAAGCCTTTTCTGGATTATAGCGTTTAGGAATGTCTAACTTATCTGCCATATACAGAAATCCATCACAACGGGGACAGCGGAAAGAAAAATCATAATCACCATTTTTTCGCATAAAACCCCCTTTGTTTTTAGTTTTTTGGCAAATTAATTATTACCTCATAAAGCAAAGAGTAATATATAAATAGCACTAAGTTAAGTAGATCACTCGAACAATACCCTTTCCCCTCCGAAGGGTTTTTCTCCCATTAGGGAGAAATTCATTCCTTCTGGAGGGCTTAATTTCGTAAATAAGCCGCATTAGCGGCTCAAAAATAAAACCTTCAGGAGGAAAAAAAATGGTTGAAAGAATTGAAAACTTAAGAAAACTTTTAAGCAGTCTTTCACTCCCAGCAGAGAAAGCACAGGAAATAATTAACAATGAACCGCTGTTCTTCTACATCAATACCAGAAAATTCGGGTTCACTTGTTTGATTGGAACAATTACCAACAGTGCATCACGCAAGGTCTTTGAATATTTTGAAGCATTTCAAGAATTTGGGGAAGTGGATATTCAAGATAGTGGGATTGCAAGAATTGTAAAAATTTATGGAGTTACAGAAGATTTAGAAAAAATTAAAGAAATAGTTATGACTATCAAAAAAACCTTAAAAAAAGAAAGGGGGATTTAATCCCCCTCTTTTCTTTATGTTATTTTTTCTCTTTTTTTCTTTTATATCTATCCAAACTCACTATTTTGCATGTATGGATATGTGAACCACTTAACATATATTGCTTAAACAGATTCATAATTTCCCTTTTCTTTTCTCCTACAATTTCCTCTCCATCTCCATTAAAAAGTCTGCCATCAGGGTTATCAGGATTCCAGTCCCTCAAAAAGTCTGCCAGACCATTATCGTTAATATTATTAACATTTCTTGTTTTCATCTATCCTCCCTATTTATTTCATTTACAAATTTTAAAAATTCCTGTAAATCCTGTTTGGCTATTTTTTCTGCTTCTTCCAGGGGATAACCATCCTGAAGGTATGCTTTCAGTAATTCCATCTCTTGTTCCTCAGGGGTAGTATTCTCATCTCCAAGATTTATTATCCGATAATAGAATTTATCCTCAAGCATCTTTTTAACCAATTTTTTTTCTATTTCGTTGGGTTTATATTTAAAAGCACTTTCTGCCATCATTAACTCTCTTTTATTCCCTGAAAAGTCTTTCTTCAATTTTTAACCACTCTCTGGCTTTTTTCTCTGCCACATCTGGAGGGTAGCCTTCCTTGAGAAATCCTTCAAAAAGTGCCATCTCTTCTTCCTCTTCTGTCATTGTTTCATCTGTTATAACTATCGCACTTGTTATCGGTTCACCGCTTTCTCTCGCAGCATTCAGTATCTGGTTCAAGATTTCCTGACATGTTATCGCTGCACGAGGGTCTCTTTTTTTCATTTCCTGAAGTACTTTATAATTATCAGCTCTTTCAGCCATGATTGACCTCCTTGGTTTATTTTAAAAAAGCTATGCTCTCTTTTTTATTTTACTTCTTCTTGTCAAAGATCAAATATCTTATTTTTATTATATACAATGCATATACCTATGTCAAGCCCTTTATTTTTAGTTGACAATTCAAATAAAATCTGTTATTGTTATCCATAACCCTTTGATTTTTCAATGAAAGGAGGTGAAAAAATATGACAAAAACTGAATTAATCAGTGCTGTTGCA from Thermodesulfovibrio sp. 3907-1M harbors:
- a CDS encoding YgiT-type zinc finger protein → MQKFKKCLFCKDGIMERKIKNETLFCKRKSVTISNYVIYECNTCGMSIVDRKTLKKSGKKLRKIFKPS
- a CDS encoding ParM/StbA family protein — its product is MSFAGIDIGYGYTKVVYDGGQFIFKTTVEPYIHSEKVFGKSPDVVYVNGNGYLVGPDALPRMQVTKDFVGSESYYAIIGYCLNEIYRKTNSVLSGIALGLPPALYNERKTILLRNNLERAELSINKNFIPIPDKVAFVPQGVGAYIDFVYNNPEFVDKDVIVIDIGYYTVDMIFIKEGKFIPRASESYPSGMELLLSRICSDFSEKYGEFITPVLAESILKKGSFTYFGKEYKFDAQHVLEKFYIPELARRIKEYSITLKNNYFEIDSISAIVITGGGAVYVKDMIEGAFIPDEPQFANARGYKIYLQQL
- a CDS encoding DEAD/DEAH box helicase, encoding MYFFIPYNESIISLFKQHKLRWSPEYRAWYLDLNYFSSVENFIESNSQILNLYPEEEVIYLTQYLKDYYNKLNNVIELSRKADTNFPVPVPQGLSYYPYQRAGVEFLVRKKNVLLADSMGLGKSIQTAGYFNWLLKQKIYPKALVICPASVKYNWLKELNKWLIEPLKIEVVEGKNGFTQETAVHIYILNYDILKDKHFYNLNCIVLDEAHYIKNPEAQRTKEVVRICRSNPHAKIIALTGTPMLNRPVELFPILNLLYPERFNDFFKFTFRYCAAHRKEIPTKQGIKKVWDFSGASNVEELGRILRSTVMLRREKKDVLRELPDKIRTVVPVKQTVSNSFLSLEERTKNIINQIQEINKKIKQIKKENNKELLQQLKAEKLRIRSVALPLINEYRRMAFEEKKDVIVQFLEDTLNNEKVVVFTHHRDVAKFFGETFHHLKPPVLTGETSARDRQAMVEYFQSGKSPLFIATIMAAAEGITLTEASTVVFAEYEWTPAKMLQAEDRLHRIGQKNTVNSYWFALVNSIDEMFINKIVEKLEIQKSVMMDNESEEIFMMV